One window of the Triticum dicoccoides isolate Atlit2015 ecotype Zavitan chromosome 3B, WEW_v2.0, whole genome shotgun sequence genome contains the following:
- the LOC119276608 gene encoding RNA polymerase II transcriptional coactivator KELP-like — MDEKTQDKVEAAVLEILRGSDMESLTEYKVRTAAADRLGIDLDLPLHKRFVRRLVEDYLKSLAEEEDQKQKGGSRKEGKKKQQRQEEEEQEEDEEKEGEEEEEEEEDKGGEGKKEFDDNGDLILCRLSKNRRVTLQEFKGKTLVSIREYYIKDGKEMPTSKGMSMTVEQWETFSKSVPAIEDAIKTLGESD, encoded by the exons ATGGACGAGAAGACGCAGGATAAagtggaggcggcggtgctggagaTCCTGCGGGGCTCCGACATGGAGTCCCTGACGGAGTACAAggtccgcaccgccgccgccgaccgcctcgGCATCGACCTCGACCTCCCCCTCCACAAGCGCTTCGTGCGACGCCTCGTGGAGGACTACCTCAAGTCCCTCGCCGAAGAAGAAGACCAGAAGCAGAAGGGCGGCTCCCGCAAGGAGGGGAAAAAGAAACAGCAGCGTCAGGAGGAGGAAGAGCaggaagaggacgaggagaaggagggggaagaagaggaggaggaggaggaggacaagggaGGTGAAGGAAAGAAAGAGTTCGACGATAATGGAGACCTCATCCTCTGCCGC CTGTCGAAGAACAGGAGGGTGACGCTGCAGGAGTTTAAGGGCAAAACGCTGGTGTCGATCCGCGAGTACTACATCAAGGACGGCAAGGAAATGCCCACCTCCAAAG GGATGAGTATGACGGTCGAGCAGTGGGAGACATTCAGCAAATCAGTACCTGCAATAGAAGACGCCATCAAAACACTTGGAGAATCAGATTGA